From the genome of Pseudomonadota bacterium, one region includes:
- a CDS encoding restriction endonuclease subunit S, producing MGDSRYEELPLGEIADFRNGKGLSPDKYTAVGKYPVFGSNGQIARTDELLNEDSVVVIGRVGAYCGSVHPVFEPSWVTDNAIVARPKAGEDVRYLYYRLASLDLRSTATGSAQPLVTQSGLGVLRAPHAPPDDQRAIAHILGTLDDKIELNRRMNETLEAMARALFKSWFVDFDPVRAKAQGQTPPAWTPPPPPSSPKSSRIPSWARFRRGGVWCPSWSLQTCYPAELRKRQSLTIGTAASSGHLPKMSRSADRSSS from the coding sequence ATGGGGGATAGTCGTTACGAAGAACTCCCGCTGGGCGAGATTGCGGATTTTCGCAACGGGAAAGGCCTATCCCCGGACAAGTACACCGCGGTTGGCAAGTATCCCGTATTCGGCTCGAACGGTCAGATAGCGCGAACAGACGAACTCCTGAACGAAGATTCCGTCGTTGTCATAGGCCGTGTGGGTGCCTACTGCGGCTCGGTCCACCCCGTCTTCGAACCGTCGTGGGTAACTGATAACGCGATTGTCGCTCGTCCAAAGGCTGGCGAGGATGTCAGGTACCTCTACTACCGCCTGGCATCACTCGACCTCCGCTCCACCGCCACGGGCAGCGCGCAGCCTCTCGTAACCCAAAGCGGCTTGGGCGTGCTACGTGCTCCACACGCGCCGCCCGACGACCAACGCGCCATCGCCCACATCCTCGGCACGCTCGACGACAAGATCGAGCTGAACCGCCGTATGAACGAGACGCTGGAGGCGATGGCGCGCGCGCTCTTCAAGTCCTGGTTCGTCGACTTCGACCCCGTCCGCGCCAAAGCCCAAGGACAAACGCCCCCGGCATGGACCCCGCCACCGCCGCCCTCTTCCCCAAAGAGTTCCAGGATTCCGAGTTGGGCGAGATTCCGAAGGGGTGGCGTGTGGTGCCCTTCCTGGAGTTTGCAGACCTGCTATCCGGCGGAACTCCGAAAACGTCAGTCCCTGACTATTGGAACGGCGGCATCAAGTGGGCATCTGCCAAAGATGTCTCGCAGTGCGGATCGTTCTTCCTCGTAG
- a CDS encoding AAA family ATPase: MFRDFAWPSDLHCFGQFNLIYGWNGCGKTTLSSLFAHIEKGTNLAEGEVEFEIDDDRKCAGTTIATTNLPPVRGYSEQDLETETVCDGCTLRYAIYGVFGFCPDCGAHNNLNILDANLRLVAKMVTLAATADADVAKNLVENALEDCVSAFDGWGREVSEAFAAKAADPVKAGKVSFRTSGARTTRSKSTSTSTRRLSSAQRRWLHFIERFRSGICSPIAWASSTKTTFARRRTRRLARDVV; this comes from the coding sequence GTGTTCAGGGACTTCGCGTGGCCGAGCGATCTCCACTGCTTCGGCCAGTTCAACCTCATCTACGGGTGGAACGGCTGCGGCAAGACGACGTTGTCGTCGCTGTTCGCCCATATCGAGAAGGGAACCAACCTCGCGGAGGGCGAGGTCGAGTTCGAGATCGATGACGACAGGAAGTGCGCAGGCACCACCATAGCCACCACGAACCTGCCGCCCGTCCGCGGCTACTCTGAGCAGGACCTGGAGACAGAGACCGTCTGCGACGGCTGCACTCTCCGCTACGCGATCTACGGCGTCTTCGGCTTCTGCCCAGACTGCGGCGCACACAACAACCTCAACATCCTCGACGCGAACCTGCGCCTTGTCGCGAAGATGGTGACCCTGGCGGCGACGGCCGACGCCGACGTGGCGAAGAACCTCGTCGAGAACGCGCTCGAAGATTGCGTCTCCGCCTTTGACGGCTGGGGACGGGAGGTGTCCGAAGCGTTCGCCGCCAAGGCTGCTGATCCAGTCAAAGCCGGCAAGGTTTCCTTCAGAACATCAGGCGCGCGCACGACGCGCTCAAAATCCACTTCGACTTCGACGCGGAGGCTGTCCTCGGCACAGAGACGATGGCTGCACTTCATCGAGCGTTTCAGAAGCGGCATTTGCTCGCCCATCGCATGGGCGTCGTCGACGAAGACTACCTTCGCCAGACGGCGGACCAGGAGGCTCGCGAGGGACGTCGTGTGA
- a CDS encoding abortive infection family protein, translating to MTSPPTITTLDLPAIEEVLEMGSGYVLDFSNRTFAMFFADLGIDIDERQPQGSKANRLRAFLRAAEPSLAAKVLEAMLERRGDREGDETSSHLAKYKNLMARLRGTSVAIPTVDVHVDVLSLAYVHELEAKTDQRMAASDLEGAITTGRTMLEAVLHELERQLLGQNGDHKGDLQRLFKAVAKELRIDDQRTDLDDNFKQVVRGLVQVVNGLAPIRNKMSDGHPRQRKPAPHHARVIVNAAKTVAVFLVESYLFQRDKGLLSGPAAAQEGSA from the coding sequence GTGACGTCACCGCCCACGATCACCACGCTCGATCTGCCGGCCATCGAGGAAGTGCTCGAGATGGGGAGCGGGTACGTACTCGACTTCAGCAACCGCACCTTCGCGATGTTCTTTGCCGACCTGGGTATCGACATCGACGAGCGGCAGCCACAGGGCTCGAAGGCCAATCGGCTGCGCGCTTTTCTTCGGGCTGCGGAACCGAGCCTAGCAGCCAAAGTCCTCGAAGCGATGCTGGAGCGGCGCGGTGATCGGGAGGGGGACGAGACGTCCTCGCACCTCGCCAAGTACAAGAACCTGATGGCACGACTTCGTGGCACGTCGGTGGCGATTCCGACTGTGGATGTCCACGTCGACGTGCTCAGCTTGGCCTACGTGCACGAGTTGGAGGCAAAGACGGACCAGCGCATGGCTGCTTCCGACCTAGAGGGCGCGATTACAACAGGGCGAACTATGCTGGAGGCTGTCCTCCATGAGCTTGAGCGTCAGCTCCTCGGGCAGAACGGCGACCACAAGGGCGACCTGCAGCGACTCTTCAAGGCCGTCGCAAAGGAGCTTCGCATCGACGACCAGCGCACGGACCTCGACGACAACTTCAAACAGGTCGTTCGCGGTTTGGTGCAGGTCGTCAACGGCCTCGCGCCCATCCGCAACAAGATGAGCGACGGGCACCCGAGACAGCGCAAGCCCGCACCTCACCATGCCCGCGTGATCGTCAACGCCGCCAAGACGGTCGCGGTCTTCCTGGTCGAGTCCTACCTCTTCCAGCGCGACAAAGGCTTGCTGTCCGGGCCAGCGGCGGCACAGGAGGGCTCCGCATGA
- a CDS encoding virulence RhuM family protein, whose amino-acid sequence MTRKKTPPTTSLVRSSAAEYLTFVAASGGGGVEAVYADENVWLSQKMMAQLYDVEVPTINYHLKKVFSDSELEEGAVIRNFRITAADGKTYDTKHYNLSAIIAVGYKVNSERAVQFRKWATRVIEEFTIKGFAMDDERLKRGGSVLSDRYFEEQLQRVREIRISERKFYQKITDIYATSVDYDVTAQATKRFFATVQNKLHWAIHGQTAAEVIVDRADSTKDHMGLHTWTDAPHGKIQKFDVVVAKNYLTEHELAQLSRLVNAYLDVAEDMALRKIPMTMQDWEVRLNRFLAATDREVLSDAGKVTAEIAKAHAESEFEKYRIVQDRLFESDFDRIVAETKRLAAKTDAPKPRKKKERKKP is encoded by the coding sequence ATGACCCGCAAGAAGACCCCACCGACCACCTCCCTCGTCCGTTCTTCGGCGGCCGAGTACCTGACCTTCGTGGCGGCCAGCGGCGGGGGCGGTGTGGAGGCGGTCTACGCCGACGAGAACGTGTGGCTGAGCCAGAAGATGATGGCGCAGCTCTACGACGTGGAGGTCCCGACCATCAATTACCACCTGAAAAAGGTGTTCTCGGACAGCGAGCTCGAGGAGGGGGCAGTTATTAGAAATTTTCGAATAACTGCCGCCGACGGCAAGACCTACGACACCAAGCATTACAACCTCTCGGCCATCATCGCTGTGGGCTACAAGGTCAACTCCGAGCGCGCCGTCCAATTTCGCAAGTGGGCCACGCGCGTCATCGAGGAGTTCACCATCAAGGGCTTCGCCATGGACGACGAGCGCCTCAAGCGCGGCGGTTCGGTCCTGAGCGATCGCTACTTCGAGGAGCAACTCCAGCGCGTCCGCGAGATCCGAATCTCGGAGCGCAAGTTCTACCAGAAGATCACCGACATCTACGCGACGTCCGTCGACTACGACGTCACGGCGCAGGCCACCAAACGCTTCTTCGCCACGGTGCAGAACAAGCTGCACTGGGCCATCCACGGGCAGACCGCCGCCGAGGTCATCGTCGACCGCGCGGACTCCACCAAGGACCACATGGGCCTCCACACCTGGACCGACGCGCCCCACGGCAAGATCCAGAAGTTCGACGTGGTGGTGGCCAAGAACTACCTCACCGAGCACGAGCTAGCGCAGCTCTCGCGGCTGGTGAACGCCTACCTCGACGTGGCCGAGGACATGGCGCTCCGCAAGATCCCCATGACCATGCAGGATTGGGAGGTTCGGCTGAATCGCTTCCTCGCCGCGACCGATCGCGAGGTGCTCTCGGACGCCGGCAAGGTGACGGCCGAGATCGCCAAGGCACACGCCGAGAGCGAGTTCGAGAAGTACCGCATCGTGCAGGACCGACTGTTCGAGAGCGACTTCGACCGCATCGTGGCCGAGACCAAACGCCTCGCGGCGAAGACCGACGCACCCAAGCCCCGCAAGAAGAAGGAGCGGAAGAAGCCATGA
- a CDS encoding BlaI/MecI/CopY family transcriptional regulator has protein sequence MSRRAKAAEQGSAEDVELHYTITPRLVSSLGHARWVAGKASVLGLSLYGLRALQTEMMHLRIAEMTVACTFNVTMKEVERVVAGDLLPPRRQAAMDTIRMATALCEAVRLATSRSKATDAETCWSYFEFAKAQPMGWAHFVGLPRGSLIDHRRKKTKPPPDIVRLYEWIDGDELVSDDPILRAATLYFGLRELDEGRPGRIARMAVVDHELQAHLDPRGLLVLRNRKLGGMALRPTAPGFGQAETTSDLTRYFEFFASAVGDGMSDIARDLEGRQETEQRRPWMTVRPPDQLDRQIFDAVRRLGSATIQQLVGALHAPPPLRTVQRRLKKLCDKGLLAKHGSRRDAFYRLPERTP, from the coding sequence ATGAGCCGACGGGCGAAAGCTGCCGAGCAAGGCAGCGCTGAAGACGTCGAGCTTCACTACACGATCACGCCCAGACTGGTGTCATCCCTGGGCCACGCCCGATGGGTTGCTGGGAAGGCCTCGGTGCTGGGGCTTTCGCTCTACGGACTCCGTGCCCTGCAAACCGAGATGATGCACCTACGCATCGCGGAGATGACGGTCGCGTGTACCTTCAACGTGACGATGAAGGAGGTCGAGCGCGTGGTCGCCGGTGACCTCTTGCCGCCACGTCGGCAGGCCGCGATGGACACCATCCGTATGGCCACTGCGCTGTGCGAGGCTGTTCGGCTGGCGACTAGCCGCTCCAAGGCAACGGACGCCGAGACCTGCTGGTCCTACTTCGAGTTCGCGAAAGCCCAGCCCATGGGCTGGGCGCACTTTGTTGGTCTTCCGCGGGGCAGCCTGATCGACCACCGCCGCAAGAAGACCAAACCGCCGCCCGACATCGTGCGGCTCTACGAGTGGATCGACGGAGACGAGCTGGTCTCCGATGACCCGATCCTGCGGGCGGCGACCCTCTACTTTGGCCTTCGAGAACTCGACGAGGGACGGCCCGGACGGATCGCGCGGATGGCCGTCGTGGACCACGAGCTGCAAGCCCACCTCGACCCGCGAGGACTCCTCGTGCTGCGCAACCGCAAGCTCGGTGGCATGGCCCTTCGCCCGACCGCCCCTGGATTCGGGCAAGCGGAAACGACGAGCGACCTCACTCGCTACTTCGAGTTCTTCGCGAGTGCCGTGGGTGACGGCATGTCGGACATCGCCCGCGACCTCGAAGGCCGGCAGGAGACCGAGCAACGGCGTCCTTGGATGACCGTTCGCCCCCCAGACCAACTCGACCGCCAGATCTTCGACGCCGTGCGGCGACTTGGCAGCGCCACGATCCAGCAGCTCGTCGGCGCCCTCCATGCCCCGCCACCGCTGCGCACCGTTCAGCGCCGACTCAAGAAGCTCTGCGACAAGGGCCTCCTCGCCAAGCACGGCAGCCGCCGGGATGCGTTCTACAGACTGCCAGAGCGCACGCCGTAG
- a CDS encoding DUF1016 family protein: MTDLTREEEDLYRRVAEIIEAARSHVARSVNTAMVNAYWHVGRELVEVEQHGKVRADYGERLVAKLAKRLSERFGGGMGVATLRRIRRFYLTYPSGTALPSDVSGLEIRSTALIESPVPEKRSAALIESATDRALFPPALGWSHYLVLIRVQDNHARAFYEIEAAKESWSVRELERQVASLLFERLAKSRNKDEVLALAKQGQTITAPKDVVKDPFVLEFLDLQERSAWLERDLEQAIIDRLESFLLELGKGFCFVARQRRLTLAGDHFYVDLVFYNRLLRCFVLIDLKLGKLTHQDLGQMQMYVNYFDRHQREEHEAPTVGIVLCSDKNDAMVKITLPEHNHQVHASRYQLYLPTEEELREELEREREEAERTLRLAASETDDGEG, encoded by the coding sequence ATGACCGACCTGACGCGCGAAGAGGAGGACCTCTACCGCCGAGTCGCGGAGATCATCGAGGCTGCGCGGAGCCACGTCGCCCGGTCCGTCAACACGGCGATGGTCAACGCCTACTGGCATGTGGGCCGCGAGCTGGTCGAGGTCGAGCAGCACGGAAAGGTCCGCGCGGACTACGGAGAGCGGCTCGTCGCCAAGCTCGCCAAGCGGCTGAGTGAGCGATTCGGCGGCGGGATGGGCGTCGCTACGCTGCGGCGGATTCGACGGTTCTACCTCACCTATCCCAGTGGCACCGCATTGCCCAGTGATGTCAGCGGCTTGGAGATTCGATCAACAGCGTTGATCGAATCTCCGGTGCCCGAGAAACGGTCAGCAGCGTTGATCGAATCTGCCACCGACCGCGCGCTTTTCCCGCCCGCTCTCGGCTGGAGCCACTACCTCGTGCTGATCCGGGTCCAGGACAACCATGCCCGCGCCTTCTACGAGATCGAGGCCGCCAAGGAGAGCTGGTCGGTTCGGGAGCTGGAGCGGCAGGTCGCATCCCTCCTGTTCGAACGCCTGGCGAAGAGCCGCAACAAGGACGAGGTCCTGGCGCTGGCCAAACAGGGGCAGACCATCACCGCCCCGAAGGATGTCGTGAAGGACCCGTTCGTCCTCGAGTTTCTCGACCTGCAGGAACGGTCCGCGTGGCTCGAGCGCGACCTCGAACAAGCGATCATCGATCGCCTCGAGTCATTCCTTCTCGAGCTCGGCAAGGGCTTCTGCTTCGTCGCACGACAAAGACGGCTCACCCTCGCGGGCGATCACTTCTACGTCGACCTGGTCTTCTACAACCGGCTGCTGCGTTGCTTTGTCCTCATCGACCTCAAGCTCGGCAAGCTGACCCACCAGGACCTGGGCCAGATGCAAATGTACGTGAACTATTTCGACCGGCACCAGCGCGAGGAACACGAGGCGCCCACGGTCGGCATCGTGCTCTGTTCCGACAAGAACGACGCGATGGTGAAGATCACGCTGCCCGAGCACAACCACCAGGTTCACGCTAGCCGCTACCAGCTCTACCTCCCGACCGAAGAGGAGCTACGCGAAGAGCTCGAGCGCGAGCGTGAAGAGGCCGAGCGAACGCTTCGGCTGGCTGCGTCGGAGACCGACGATGGCGAAGGTTAG
- a CDS encoding zinc-binding dehydrogenase codes for MKAWRLHQPGGPEAFVLEDIPRPEPAAGEVLIAVRAFGLNRSEWFTRIGESPTVKLPRVLGIECVGTVVGDPSGELAAGQRVAAMMGGMGRQFDGSYAEYTSVPWSSVFPLETELPWELLGALPELLQTCHGSLRTGLEVQTGETLLIRGGTSSIGLAALAMAKHAGLKVISTSRSEAKADVLKGAGADEVIIDAGTVAERVRALHPEGVDRVLELIGTSTLLDSLQCARPGGVVCMTGILGGQWELPSFRPMGHIPTAVRLTSYSGGAGDISREQLQQYVSMVEGGQLEFRRGPVWSFDQLPAAHQAMDENRATGKMVVVVR; via the coding sequence ATGAAAGCTTGGAGACTCCATCAGCCCGGCGGCCCCGAGGCGTTCGTGCTCGAGGATATTCCGAGGCCTGAACCCGCAGCAGGCGAAGTGCTCATCGCGGTCCGCGCCTTCGGTCTGAACCGCTCCGAGTGGTTCACGCGTATCGGCGAGTCGCCCACCGTGAAGCTACCGCGAGTCCTGGGCATCGAGTGCGTGGGAACCGTCGTCGGCGATCCAAGCGGCGAGCTCGCAGCCGGACAGCGCGTCGCAGCGATGATGGGCGGCATGGGCCGGCAGTTCGACGGCTCGTACGCTGAATACACCAGCGTGCCCTGGTCGAGCGTGTTCCCGCTCGAGACGGAGCTTCCCTGGGAACTGCTCGGCGCGCTGCCCGAGCTGCTGCAGACGTGCCACGGCTCGCTTCGCACCGGCCTCGAGGTGCAGACCGGCGAGACACTCTTGATTCGCGGCGGCACGTCTTCGATCGGCCTCGCTGCACTGGCGATGGCGAAACACGCCGGGTTGAAGGTCATCTCGACCTCCCGAAGCGAAGCGAAGGCGGATGTACTCAAAGGCGCCGGCGCCGACGAAGTCATCATCGACGCTGGCACCGTCGCAGAGCGCGTCCGTGCGTTGCATCCCGAAGGGGTGGACCGCGTCCTCGAGTTGATCGGGACTTCCACTTTGCTCGACTCACTCCAGTGTGCGCGTCCGGGCGGGGTCGTCTGCATGACGGGCATCCTCGGAGGGCAGTGGGAACTGCCCTCCTTCCGCCCGATGGGCCACATCCCGACGGCCGTGCGGCTGACGTCGTACTCAGGCGGCGCCGGCGACATCTCCCGCGAGCAGCTGCAGCAATACGTCTCGATGGTTGAAGGCGGGCAGCTCGAGTTCCGGCGGGGACCCGTGTGGTCTTTCGATCAGCTTCCCGCGGCTCATCAAGCCATGGATGAGAATCGAGCGACGGGGAAGATGGTCGTCGTGGTTCGGTAG
- a CDS encoding sulfite exporter TauE/SafE family protein — protein MQALSRLPPVVLALWSLLLVVAATYIWRWWSVERTRGTAGHAWPTPTLLGIGFGVNFLDTLGVSSFATTTAVFRLGRLVRDEHLPGTLNAGHALPTVIQALVFIVAVQMDTLTLIAMILAAVLGAFFGAQIVTGLPRRAIQLGMGTALLVAAGLFLARSFELVPGGGAALGLSQPLLAVGVAGNFVLGALMTLGIGLFAPCLILVSLLGLNPLAAFPIMMGSCAFLMPVAGMPFVRSGRYDGRAAVGLALGGIPGVLIAAFIVRSLPLKVLNWLVFVVVLYTAITLLWSALHEARRGSSPA, from the coding sequence ATGCAGGCGCTCTCCCGACTACCACCGGTGGTCCTCGCTCTCTGGAGCCTGCTGCTCGTCGTCGCCGCAACGTACATTTGGCGCTGGTGGAGCGTGGAGCGAACGCGCGGCACGGCAGGCCACGCGTGGCCCACGCCAACCTTGCTCGGCATCGGCTTCGGCGTGAACTTCCTCGACACGCTCGGCGTCAGCTCGTTCGCCACCACCACGGCGGTGTTCCGCCTGGGTCGGCTGGTGCGCGACGAGCATCTGCCCGGAACGCTGAACGCGGGCCACGCGCTGCCGACGGTCATCCAGGCGCTCGTGTTCATCGTCGCCGTGCAGATGGACACGCTGACGCTGATCGCGATGATCCTTGCGGCCGTGCTCGGCGCGTTCTTCGGCGCGCAGATCGTCACGGGACTGCCGCGCCGCGCGATCCAGCTCGGGATGGGCACCGCGCTGCTCGTCGCCGCCGGCCTCTTCCTCGCCCGCAGCTTCGAGTTGGTGCCGGGCGGCGGCGCCGCGCTCGGCCTGTCCCAGCCGCTGCTCGCCGTCGGCGTCGCCGGCAACTTCGTGCTCGGCGCACTGATGACCCTGGGCATCGGCCTGTTCGCACCGTGCCTGATCCTCGTCAGCCTGCTCGGTCTGAATCCGCTCGCGGCGTTCCCGATCATGATGGGCTCGTGCGCGTTCCTGATGCCCGTCGCCGGCATGCCCTTCGTTCGCAGTGGTCGCTACGACGGGCGTGCCGCGGTCGGCCTCGCGCTCGGCGGCATCCCCGGCGTGCTGATCGCGGCGTTCATCGTCAGGTCGCTGCCGCTGAAGGTTCTGAACTGGCTCGTGTTCGTCGTCGTGCTCTACACCGCGATAACGCTGCTGTGGTCGGCGCTGCACGAAGCGCGGCGCGGCTCGTCCCCCGCCTGA
- a CDS encoding SDR family NAD(P)-dependent oxidoreductase: MATRNGKVVLITGANKGLGKEIARQLGGRGYTVVVASRDEKAGKSVADELVAEGCDAYAVRLEVTNPDHIGAVVSYLDKTFGKLDVLVNNAGIAIEWDGKPTSSDKIRKTLEVNVVAPFAITEALVPLLAKSGDARVINHSSMLGSMGMAESLWDQVKGFMTVGYCTSKAALNMLTLIQSRTLAAKAIAVAAAHPGWVKTDMGSQAAPMEVADGAKTVVGLVTMSREDFPHGQMQHLGERLPW, encoded by the coding sequence ATGGCGACAAGGAATGGAAAGGTGGTGCTGATCACCGGCGCCAACAAGGGCCTTGGCAAGGAAATCGCCAGGCAACTCGGCGGCCGGGGGTACACCGTCGTGGTGGCCTCGCGGGACGAGAAGGCAGGTAAGTCGGTAGCTGACGAGCTCGTTGCCGAGGGCTGTGACGCCTATGCTGTTCGTCTCGAGGTGACCAACCCAGACCACATCGGCGCCGTCGTGAGCTACCTCGACAAGACCTTTGGCAAGCTCGACGTGCTCGTGAACAACGCCGGTATTGCCATCGAGTGGGACGGCAAGCCGACCAGCTCTGACAAGATCCGAAAGACCCTCGAGGTCAATGTCGTGGCCCCCTTCGCGATCACGGAGGCCTTGGTCCCTCTGCTCGCCAAGAGCGGCGACGCCCGGGTGATCAATCATTCGTCCATGCTCGGATCCATGGGGATGGCCGAGAGCCTGTGGGACCAGGTCAAGGGCTTCATGACGGTGGGGTACTGCACCTCGAAGGCTGCGCTCAACATGCTCACGCTGATCCAATCCAGGACGCTGGCCGCGAAAGCCATCGCCGTCGCCGCTGCGCACCCGGGCTGGGTCAAGACGGACATGGGCAGCCAGGCTGCACCCATGGAGGTGGCGGACGGCGCCAAGACCGTCGTTGGGCTAGTGACCATGTCGCGCGAAGATTTCCCCCACGGGCAAATGCAGCACCTCGGTGAACGGCTGCCCTGGTAG